In Macrobrachium nipponense isolate FS-2020 chromosome 41, ASM1510439v2, whole genome shotgun sequence, the following proteins share a genomic window:
- the LOC135212393 gene encoding putative uncharacterized protein MYH16: MLEEKDRKLQEAEERWNKFADEYEEVVQEMDDRINDLEMEKQDMSEELGSALLRGKEMEALLEDARARELEMKSSLLSLEERLQQKDCQIEDMLSVERRLKLEKQQLAKKIKQDDIQMASLLAELEEAENEIGHCFNIIQEKENSLKDYFEGEIKKKDEVIEKLHEELGSALLRGKEMEALLEDARARELEIKSSLLSLEERLQQKDCQIEDMLSVERRLKLEKQQLAKKIKQDDIQMASLLAELEEAENEIGLCFNIIQEKENSLKDYFEGEIKKKDEVIEKLHDQLEVALQREKEMESFLIEVKGNERKVNLFKELLEHRNSQVKELLLEVERLKGENEALEQKWANALIEAGLEQQLLRQRAEEYVEISFFWQQKFEEVNKEVEMTKHREEDLRGKLKDCEKEMEMAVNSVREMKDNVKLAEDQLNENHLFIKEKEEEHNEMKMQYQEDLKEKDDEIERLLEMVRNLLQEQERAREQQRIKEQTLRNEDKYLLMALLHGIAERNFHLDHIALEHGNENQQNITEEEQQGKERNEELFDYMQRRKQEQYNRAQQERNNYMKQWSDLTQMLEALMCGDESVPELRNGISGQNSEIETHTDNKTYQGHDDIQVLQKEYDEVSRRLKEAKDRLEKAEEKAQEAEGKLREAECKLTQKNTQIETLDHRAVLKSEVDRCIDDQDFDSALALLRIIVKRFGNELECRVKEVRCLLTLARTDEAQDVLNDLPKEFKDSFIIKIESALLSACNLEFWNSRNLLSQVLDICPNHPRALIAQKFIEQRMLWEALPGMIDAKDYDIALENIAVAMSLGCLYPWVSVDLARIKGNILCSLGKLQEACECFISVLAVDEDQEDCRLRLGLCFLLLGRHTDAINEFTRLDEDKNGEYLISLAEDLEKMQQYGCPYRVLGVETDVALDEIRIAYRKSALKYHPDKNKEADKDSAHLLMLQINYANDLLSNKKEKKKYDNTRQALEEYAAEVFKNPNLPEWLEDDDEVDESESDCDWKNNSDSDDESDSGDESESDSEDDSDEESESDSESDSDDESESDSEDDSDVEGNLALMECSHSDYLENESSFGQLEEEDDDEVLEDEEDENEDDAWEDIPNEEYLEESDEEGDEYDADDEDNDDAWEDIPNEESSEGGDEIDATSGEESQDECDSDSVEESDDDSDDE, translated from the coding sequence ATGTTGGAAGAGAAGGACAGAAAGTTACAAGAAGCGGAAGAACGCTGGAATAAATTTGCCGATGAATACGAAGAGGTGGTCCAGGAAATGGATGACAGGATAAACGACTTGGAAATGGAGAAACAGGACATGAGCGAGGAACTTGGAAGTGCTCTCCTCCGTGGGAAGGAGATGGAGGCTCTGCTGGAAGACGCGAGAGCACGAGAGCTTGAGATGAAGAGTTCTTTGCTGTCCCTGGAAGAAAGGCTCCAGCAGAAGGATTGCCAAATAGAAGATATGTTGAGCGTCGAACGAAGACTGAAACTCGAAAAGCAACAGTTGgccaaaaaaattaaacaagatgATATCCAGATGGCATCACTGTTGGCGGAACTGGAAGAGGCAGAGAACGAGATCGGCCATTGCTTTAACATCATACAGGAAAAAGAGAACAGTCTTAAGGattactttgaaggagaaattaaaaagaaggatGAGGTGATAGAAAAACTTCACGAGGAACTTGGAAGTGCTCTCCTCCGTGGGAAGGAGATGGAGGCTCTGCTGGAAGACGCGAGAGCACGAGAGCTTGAGATAAAGAGTTCTTTGCTGTCCCTGGAAGAAAGGCTCCAGCAGAAGGATTGCCAAATAGAAGATATGTTGAGCGTCGAACGAAGACTGAAACTCGAAAAGCAACAGTTGgccaaaaaaattaaacaagatgATATCCAGATGGCATCACTGTTGGCGGAACTGGAAGAGGCAGAGAACGAGATCGGCCTTTGCTTTAACATCATACAGGAAAAAGAGAACAGTCTTAAAGattactttgaaggagaaatCAAAAAGAAGGATGAGGTGATAGAAAAACTTCACGATCAACTCGAAGTTGCTCTCCAACGCGAGAAGGAGATGGAAAGCTTCTTAAtagaagtaaaaggaaatgaaagaaaagttaaCCTTTTCAAAGAACTGCTGGAGCATAGGAACAGTCAAGTAAAAGAGTTGTTACTTGAAGTAGAGAGACTGAAAGGTGAAAATGAAGCGTTGGAACAAAAATGGGCAAATGCACTGATAGAAGCAGGGTTAGAACAACAACTGCTAAGGCAGAGGGCAGAAGAATATGTAGAAATAAGTTTCTTCTGGCAGCAGAAGTTTGAAGAAGTTAACAAAGAGGTCGAGATGACAAAGCATCGTGAAGAGGACCTTCGAGGAAAACTGAAGGACtgtgaaaaggaaatggaaatggcAGTCAACAGCGTAAGGGAGATGAAAGATAATGTCAAACTTGCTGAAGATCAGCTAAACGAAAATCATCTGTTTAtcaaggagaaggaggaagagcatAATGAAATGAAGATGCAGTATCAAGAGGACCTCAAGGAAAAGGACGACGAAATAGAGAGACTGCTAGAAATGGTGAGGAATCTGCTTCAAGAGCAGGAACGTGCCCGAGAACAGCAGAGGATAAAAGAACAAACGTTGAGGAATGAAGATAAATATTTGCTGATGGCACTTCTCCATGGAATTGCTGAGAGGAATTTCCATCTCGATCACATTGCACTCGAGCATGGAAATGAAAATCAGCAAAACATTACTGAAGAAGAGCAGCAGGGAAAAGAGAGAAACGAAGAACTATTTGATTACATGCAGAGAAGAAAACAGGAACAATATAACAGGGCTCAACAAGAGAGGAACAATTACATGAAGCAGTGGAGCGATTTAACCCAGATGTTGGAAGCCCTAATGTGTGGAGATGAAAGTGTGCCAGAACTGAGGAATGGAATTTCTGGTCAGAACTCTGAAATTGAGACCCACACGGATAATAAAACTTATCAAGGCCATGATGACATTCAGGTTTTGCAGAAAGAATATGATGAAGTATCTAGACGGCTGAAAGAGGCGAAAGACAGGCTTGAAAAGGCAGAAGAGAAGGCGCAGGAGGCAGAGggcaaactcagagaggcagaATGTAAGCTGACCCAAAAGAACACCCAAATTGAAACCCTTGATCATCGAGCAGTGCTCAAATCTGAGGTAGACCGATGTATTGATGATCAAGATTTCGATTCTGCTCTTGCTCTCTTGAGAATTATTGTAAAACGGTTTGGCAACGAGTTAGAGTGTCGGGTCAAGGAGGTAAGATGTTTGTTGACGCTAGCCAGGACAGACGAGGCCCAGGATGTGCTAAATGATCTTCCCAAAGAATTCAAGGactcttttattattaaaatagagtCAGCTTTGCTCAGTGCGTGCAATTTGGAGTTCTGGAATTCCAGAAACCTTTTGTCGCAGGTGCTAGATATATGCCCAAATCACCCAAGGGCATTGATAGCACAAAAATTTATAGAGCAGAGGATGCTATGGGAAGCTCTTCCTGGGATGATTGATGCCAAGGACTATGACATTGCCCTGGAAAATATTGCTGTGGCCATGTCTCTGGGATGTCTCTATCCTTGGGTATCAGTCGACTTGGCCAGAATTAAAGGAAACATTTTGTGCAGCCTTGGAAAGTTGCAAGAGGCATGTGAATGTTTCATCAGTGTTCTGGCTGTGGATGAGGACCAGGAGGACTGCAGGTTACGTCTAGGCTTGTGCTTCTTATTACTAGGAAGACACACAGATGCTATTAACGAGTTTACAAGATTGGATGAAGATAAAAATGGAGAATACTTAATATCACTGGCTGAAGACCTGGAGAAAATGCAACAATATGGTTGCCCCTACAGAGTCCTAGGAGTTGAGACAGATGTTGCTCTGGATGAAATAAGAATTGCCTACAGGAAGAGTGCCTTAAAATACCACCCCGATAAGAACAAAGAGGCTGACAAAGACAGCGCGCATTTACTCATGCTTCAAATCAATTATGCGAATGATTTATTAAGTaataaaaaggagaagaaaaaatatgacaacACCAGGCAAGCTCTTGAAGAGTATGCAGCTGAAGTATTTAAAAATCCTAACCTACCAGAATGGTTAGAGGATGATGATGAGGTCGATGAATCAGAAAGTGATTGTGACtggaaaaataattctgattCTGATGACGAATCTGATTCTGGTGACGAATCTGAATCTGATTCAGAAGATGATTCTGATGAAGAATCTGAATCTGATTCAGAATCTGATTCTGATGACGAATCTGAATCTGATTCAGAAGATGATTCCGATGTTGAAGGGAATTTAGCATTAATGGAATGTTCCCATAGTGATTATTTAGAAAATGAATCAAGTTTTGGCcaactggaggaggaggatgacgatGAAGTAttggaggatgaggaggacgagAATGAAGATGATGCATGGGAAGATATCCCTAATGAGGAATATCTCGAAGAATCAGACGAGGAAGGTGATGAATATGACGctgatgatgaagataatgatgatgcATGGGAAGATATTCCTAACGAGGAATCTTCTGAGGGAGGTGATGAAATTGACGCTACTTCTGGCGAAGAATCACAAGATGAATGTGATAGCGATTCAGTTGAGGAGTCTGATGATGACTCTGATGATGAATAA